Proteins from one Ricinus communis isolate WT05 ecotype wild-type chromosome 9, ASM1957865v1, whole genome shotgun sequence genomic window:
- the LOC8262422 gene encoding uncharacterized protein LOC8262422 isoform X3: MQMDVAQENQDWNCTEDEFAEESLYPEALGISDGFRDPELLPRIGEQYQVEIPPLMAKSKYLCFRENLFPNTYEHFLMGLPISLMWIKDEVGNIKNEPKEFPGDLNSWPTGKELIKHEGIRDLHIFPKCELEVKTQPMDITLHGVTEVRVPANLDLQEERQTYMHQQHGGKDYFIVPGSAGGTWSGLEEASFLLGLYIFGKNLVQVKKFVDSKKMGDILSFYYGKFYRSESYNRWSECRKMRSRRCIYGQRIFTGSTQQELLSRLFLHVSEECQNTLTEVAKKFGEGNMLLEEYVFTLKSTVGLNALVEAVGIGKRKQDLTGMALEPLRSNQVAAVRPEIPVGKACSILTPLEIINFLTGGYRLSKARSNDIFWEAVWPRLLARGWHSEQTNDHGFPVGSRHSLVFLIPGVKKFSRRKLVKGNHYFDSVSDVLNKVASDPGLLELNIGEDKGCDDKEENGWANEKILDQGEFSDQQRHCYLKPRTPSRSKEVMKFTVVDTSLATGETNRVRELRSLAIELMNVSTSRSDSEESDEDPFQDTRNVSDSSANLCSDRNKTDILKSSKINEDKRDSSPDRANFEINALEHSSPIIGSNFTKKIPKEQKAGKYDDMRPTKSIKGHAIKKTKPGDMNFLAPVAKRRRRVAACNKAAKVCNKIDSMLRQDEVICTSSYPLMEEKVSSCLDPYQVKISSASSSSRGSPNITDECTLSLSSNSSVAEHTNENYQSRTLIDLNISFPQDAETEPLIMEMTERVHDQASEQPEDSGMLKTSTSICNSSYEQAPSMNSRRQSTRNRPLTTKALEALAFGFLSIKQKRRDREDYATGNSLSRPSRRARSRMRITENFAAGVIDSKGDEKANGVCKGNGNIFSIQG; the protein is encoded by the exons ATGCAG ATGGATGTTGCTCAAGAGAATCAAGATTGGAATTGCACTGAGGATGAGTTTGCCGAGGAATCATTGTATCCAGAGGCTCTTGGTATAAGTGATGGCTTTAGAGATCCTGAGCTGCTTCCTCGCATTGGAGAACAGTACCAGGTTGAGATTCCACCTCTAATGGCGAAGTCAAAATACCTCTGTTTCAGGGAGAACCTCTTCCCCAATACTTATGAACACTTTTTAATGGGATTGCCCATATCACTAATGTGGATCAAGGACGAAGTTGGAAACATTAAAAATGAACCAAAAGAATTTCCTGGTGATTTGAATAGCTGGCCAACTGGAAAAGAACTCATAAAACATGAAGGCATTAGAGACTTGCATATCTTTCCCAAGTGCGAGTTGGAAGTCAAGACTCAGCCTATGGACATTACACTACATGGTGTGACAGAAGTCAGAGTACCTGCAAACTTAGATTTGCAAGAAGAAAGACAGACTTACATGCATCAGCAGCATGGAGGCAAAGACTACTTCATAGTTCCTGGATCAGCGGGCGGCACATGGAGTGGTTTAGAGGAGGCCAGTTTTCTTCTTGGTTTATACATTTTTGGAAAGAATCTTGTGCAAGTAAAGAAATTTGTTGATAGCAAAAAGATGGGAGATATACTTTCATTCTATTATGGAAAATTTTATAGGTCTGAAAGTTACAATAGATGGTCAGAATGTCGAAAAATGAGAAGTAGGAGATGTATATATGGACAAAGGATTTTTACAGGATCTACTCAACAAGAACTGCTGTCTCGCCTGTTTTTACATGTATCAGAGGAATGCCAAAATACTTTGACAGAG GTTGCTAAGAAATTTGGAGAGGGAAATATGTTACTTGAAGAATATGTTTTCACTTTAAAGTCAACGGTTGGACTGAACGCCCTTGTTGAGGCTGTGGGAATTGGGAAAAGGAAGCAAGACCTCACAGGCATGGCCTTAGAGCCTCTAAGGTCCAATCAAGTTGCTGCTGTCCGTCCAGAAATACCGGTTGGCAAAGCTTGCTCCATCCTGACACCTTTAGAAATTATCAACTTCTTAACTGGAGGTTATCGGTTAAGCAAAGCTCGATCAAATGACATTTTCTGGGAAGCTGTTTGGCCTCGTTTACTTGCAAGGGGGTGGCATTCCGAGCAGACTAATGATCATGGTTTTCCTGTTGGTTCCAGGCATTCTCTGGTCTTTCTAATCCCTGGGGTCAAAAAATTTTCGAGAAGGAAACTAGTTAAAGGAAACCACTATTTTGATTCTGTCAGTGATGTCCTGAATAAAGTTGCTTCAGATCCAGGTCTTCTCGAGCTCAACATTGGAGAAGATAAAGGCTGTGATGACAAGGAAGAAAACGGGTGGGCCAACGAGAAAATTTTGGACCAAGGGGAGTTTTCTGATCAGCAACGCCATTGTTATCTCAAGCCACGAACTCCAAGCCGGAGTAAAGAAGTCATGAAGTTTACTGTTGTTGATACAAGTCTGGCTACTGGGGAAACCAATAGAGTGAGAGAACTGAGAAGCCTGGCAATTGAATTGATGAACGTTTCCACCTCCAGAAGTGATTCTGAAGAAAGTGATGAAGATCCTTTTCAGGATACAAGAAATGTATCTGATTCCTCTGCTAACTTGTGTTCTGATCGGAATAAGACTGATATATTGAAATCCTCAAAAATCAATGAAGATAAGAGAGACTCTTCTCCTGACAGGGCCAATTTCGAAATTAATGCTTTAGAGCATAGTTCGCCTATAATTGGTTCAAATTTCACCAAAAAAATCCCCAAGGAACAGAAAGCTGGCAAGTATGATGACATGCGACCAACGAAGTCTATCAAAGGTCATGcaatcaagaaaacaaaacctGGGGATATGAATTTTTTAGCTCCTGTTGCAAAGCGAAGACGAAGGGTAGCTGCTTGTAACAAAGCAGCAAAAGTTTGCAATAAAATTGATTCCATGTTAAGACAAGATGAGGTCATCTGTACTTCAAGCTATCCTCTTATGGAAGAGAAAGTTTCTTCTTGTCTGGATCCATATCAGGTGAAGATATCATCCGCCAGCTCTTCATCCAGGGGCAGCCCTAATATTACCGATGAATGCACTCTCAGTCTCAGTAGCAACTCATCGGTTGCTGAACATACTAACGAGAATTATCAGTCCCGGACATTGATTGACTTGAATATCTCTTTCCCTCAAGATGCTGAGACTGAACCTTTAATAATGGAAATGACAGAAAGAGTGCATGATCAAGCAAGTGAACAACCAGAGGATTCTGGCATGCTGAAAACCTCCACCTCAATATGTAATTCTAGTTACGAGCAAGCTCCTAGCATGAATTCCCGTAGACAAAGTACCAGAAACCGACCACTGACCACTAAAGCTCTGGAAGCTCTTGCTTTTGGATTCTTAAGCATAAAGCAGAAGCGGAGGGATAGAGAAGATTATGCGACGGGGAACTCACTATCAAGGCCTTCAAGACGCGCTCGAAGTAGGATGAGAATCACTGAAAACTTTGCTGCTGGGGTCATAGATTCCAAAGGAGATGAGAAGGCAAATGGGGTTTGTAAAGGTAATGGTAACATTTTCAGCATTCAGGGGTAG
- the LOC8262422 gene encoding uncharacterized protein LOC8262422 isoform X4 produces MDVAQENQDWNCTEDEFAEESLYPEALGISDGFRDPELLPRIGEQYQVEIPPLMAKSKYLCFRENLFPNTYEHFLMGLPISLMWIKDEVGNIKNEPKEFPGDLNSWPTGKELIKHEGIRDLHIFPKCELEVKTQPMDITLHGVTEVRVPANLDLQEERQTYMHQQHGGKDYFIVPGSAGGTWSGLEEASFLLGLYIFGKNLVQVKKFVDSKKMGDILSFYYGKFYRSESYNRWSECRKMRSRRCIYGQRIFTGSTQQELLSRLFLHVSEECQNTLTEVAKKFGEGNMLLEEYVFTLKSTVGLNALVEAVGIGKRKQDLTGMALEPLRSNQVAAVRPEIPVGKACSILTPLEIINFLTGGYRLSKARSNDIFWEAVWPRLLARGWHSEQTNDHGFPVGSRHSLVFLIPGVKKFSRRKLVKGNHYFDSVSDVLNKVASDPGLLELNIGEDKGCDDKEENGWANEKILDQGEFSDQQRHCYLKPRTPSRSKEVMKFTVVDTSLATGETNRVRELRSLAIELMNVSTSRSDSEESDEDPFQDTRNVSDSSANLCSDRNKTDILKSSKINEDKRDSSPDRANFEINALEHSSPIIGSNFTKKIPKEQKAGKYDDMRPTKSIKGHAIKKTKPGDMNFLAPVAKRRRRVAACNKAAKVCNKIDSMLRQDEVICTSSYPLMEEKVSSCLDPYQVKISSASSSSRGSPNITDECTLSLSSNSSVAEHTNENYQSRTLIDLNISFPQDAETEPLIMEMTERVHDQASEQPEDSGMLKTSTSICNSSYEQAPSMNSRRQSTRNRPLTTKALEALAFGFLSIKQKRRDREDYATGNSLSRPSRRARSRMRITENFAAGVIDSKGDEKANGVCKGNGNIFSIQG; encoded by the exons ATGGATGTTGCTCAAGAGAATCAAGATTGGAATTGCACTGAGGATGAGTTTGCCGAGGAATCATTGTATCCAGAGGCTCTTGGTATAAGTGATGGCTTTAGAGATCCTGAGCTGCTTCCTCGCATTGGAGAACAGTACCAGGTTGAGATTCCACCTCTAATGGCGAAGTCAAAATACCTCTGTTTCAGGGAGAACCTCTTCCCCAATACTTATGAACACTTTTTAATGGGATTGCCCATATCACTAATGTGGATCAAGGACGAAGTTGGAAACATTAAAAATGAACCAAAAGAATTTCCTGGTGATTTGAATAGCTGGCCAACTGGAAAAGAACTCATAAAACATGAAGGCATTAGAGACTTGCATATCTTTCCCAAGTGCGAGTTGGAAGTCAAGACTCAGCCTATGGACATTACACTACATGGTGTGACAGAAGTCAGAGTACCTGCAAACTTAGATTTGCAAGAAGAAAGACAGACTTACATGCATCAGCAGCATGGAGGCAAAGACTACTTCATAGTTCCTGGATCAGCGGGCGGCACATGGAGTGGTTTAGAGGAGGCCAGTTTTCTTCTTGGTTTATACATTTTTGGAAAGAATCTTGTGCAAGTAAAGAAATTTGTTGATAGCAAAAAGATGGGAGATATACTTTCATTCTATTATGGAAAATTTTATAGGTCTGAAAGTTACAATAGATGGTCAGAATGTCGAAAAATGAGAAGTAGGAGATGTATATATGGACAAAGGATTTTTACAGGATCTACTCAACAAGAACTGCTGTCTCGCCTGTTTTTACATGTATCAGAGGAATGCCAAAATACTTTGACAGAG GTTGCTAAGAAATTTGGAGAGGGAAATATGTTACTTGAAGAATATGTTTTCACTTTAAAGTCAACGGTTGGACTGAACGCCCTTGTTGAGGCTGTGGGAATTGGGAAAAGGAAGCAAGACCTCACAGGCATGGCCTTAGAGCCTCTAAGGTCCAATCAAGTTGCTGCTGTCCGTCCAGAAATACCGGTTGGCAAAGCTTGCTCCATCCTGACACCTTTAGAAATTATCAACTTCTTAACTGGAGGTTATCGGTTAAGCAAAGCTCGATCAAATGACATTTTCTGGGAAGCTGTTTGGCCTCGTTTACTTGCAAGGGGGTGGCATTCCGAGCAGACTAATGATCATGGTTTTCCTGTTGGTTCCAGGCATTCTCTGGTCTTTCTAATCCCTGGGGTCAAAAAATTTTCGAGAAGGAAACTAGTTAAAGGAAACCACTATTTTGATTCTGTCAGTGATGTCCTGAATAAAGTTGCTTCAGATCCAGGTCTTCTCGAGCTCAACATTGGAGAAGATAAAGGCTGTGATGACAAGGAAGAAAACGGGTGGGCCAACGAGAAAATTTTGGACCAAGGGGAGTTTTCTGATCAGCAACGCCATTGTTATCTCAAGCCACGAACTCCAAGCCGGAGTAAAGAAGTCATGAAGTTTACTGTTGTTGATACAAGTCTGGCTACTGGGGAAACCAATAGAGTGAGAGAACTGAGAAGCCTGGCAATTGAATTGATGAACGTTTCCACCTCCAGAAGTGATTCTGAAGAAAGTGATGAAGATCCTTTTCAGGATACAAGAAATGTATCTGATTCCTCTGCTAACTTGTGTTCTGATCGGAATAAGACTGATATATTGAAATCCTCAAAAATCAATGAAGATAAGAGAGACTCTTCTCCTGACAGGGCCAATTTCGAAATTAATGCTTTAGAGCATAGTTCGCCTATAATTGGTTCAAATTTCACCAAAAAAATCCCCAAGGAACAGAAAGCTGGCAAGTATGATGACATGCGACCAACGAAGTCTATCAAAGGTCATGcaatcaagaaaacaaaacctGGGGATATGAATTTTTTAGCTCCTGTTGCAAAGCGAAGACGAAGGGTAGCTGCTTGTAACAAAGCAGCAAAAGTTTGCAATAAAATTGATTCCATGTTAAGACAAGATGAGGTCATCTGTACTTCAAGCTATCCTCTTATGGAAGAGAAAGTTTCTTCTTGTCTGGATCCATATCAGGTGAAGATATCATCCGCCAGCTCTTCATCCAGGGGCAGCCCTAATATTACCGATGAATGCACTCTCAGTCTCAGTAGCAACTCATCGGTTGCTGAACATACTAACGAGAATTATCAGTCCCGGACATTGATTGACTTGAATATCTCTTTCCCTCAAGATGCTGAGACTGAACCTTTAATAATGGAAATGACAGAAAGAGTGCATGATCAAGCAAGTGAACAACCAGAGGATTCTGGCATGCTGAAAACCTCCACCTCAATATGTAATTCTAGTTACGAGCAAGCTCCTAGCATGAATTCCCGTAGACAAAGTACCAGAAACCGACCACTGACCACTAAAGCTCTGGAAGCTCTTGCTTTTGGATTCTTAAGCATAAAGCAGAAGCGGAGGGATAGAGAAGATTATGCGACGGGGAACTCACTATCAAGGCCTTCAAGACGCGCTCGAAGTAGGATGAGAATCACTGAAAACTTTGCTGCTGGGGTCATAGATTCCAAAGGAGATGAGAAGGCAAATGGGGTTTGTAAAGGTAATGGTAACATTTTCAGCATTCAGGGGTAG
- the LOC8262422 gene encoding uncharacterized protein LOC8262422 isoform X2, whose product MEEMDVAQENQDWNCTEDEFAEESLYPEALGISDGFRDPELLPRIGEQYQVEIPPLMAKSKYLCFRENLFPNTYEHFLMGLPISLMWIKDEVGNIKNEPKEFPGDLNSWPTGKELIKHEGIRDLHIFPKCELEVKTQPMDITLHGVTEVRVPANLDLQEERQTYMHQQHGGKDYFIVPGSAGGTWSGLEEASFLLGLYIFGKNLVQVKKFVDSKKMGDILSFYYGKFYRSESYNRWSECRKMRSRRCIYGQRIFTGSTQQELLSRLFLHVSEECQNTLTEVAKKFGEGNMLLEEYVFTLKSTVGLNALVEAVGIGKRKQDLTGMALEPLRSNQVAAVRPEIPVGKACSILTPLEIINFLTGGYRLSKARSNDIFWEAVWPRLLARGWHSEQTNDHGFPVGSRHSLVFLIPGVKKFSRRKLVKGNHYFDSVSDVLNKVASDPGLLELNIGEDKGCDDKEENGWANEKILDQGEFSDQQRHCYLKPRTPSRSKEVMKFTVVDTSLATGETNRVRELRSLAIELMNVSTSRSDSEESDEDPFQDTRNVSDSSANLCSDRNKTDILKSSKINEDKRDSSPDRANFEINALEHSSPIIGSNFTKKIPKEQKAGKYDDMRPTKSIKGHAIKKTKPGDMNFLAPVAKRRRRVAACNKAAKVCNKIDSMLRQDEVICTSSYPLMEEKVSSCLDPYQVKISSASSSSRGSPNITDECTLSLSSNSSVAEHTNENYQSRTLIDLNISFPQDAETEPLIMEMTERVHDQASEQPEDSGMLKTSTSICNSSYEQAPSMNSRRQSTRNRPLTTKALEALAFGFLSIKQKRRDREDYATGNSLSRPSRRARSRMRITENFAAGVIDSKGDEKANGVCKGNGNIFSIQG is encoded by the exons ATGGAGGag ATGGATGTTGCTCAAGAGAATCAAGATTGGAATTGCACTGAGGATGAGTTTGCCGAGGAATCATTGTATCCAGAGGCTCTTGGTATAAGTGATGGCTTTAGAGATCCTGAGCTGCTTCCTCGCATTGGAGAACAGTACCAGGTTGAGATTCCACCTCTAATGGCGAAGTCAAAATACCTCTGTTTCAGGGAGAACCTCTTCCCCAATACTTATGAACACTTTTTAATGGGATTGCCCATATCACTAATGTGGATCAAGGACGAAGTTGGAAACATTAAAAATGAACCAAAAGAATTTCCTGGTGATTTGAATAGCTGGCCAACTGGAAAAGAACTCATAAAACATGAAGGCATTAGAGACTTGCATATCTTTCCCAAGTGCGAGTTGGAAGTCAAGACTCAGCCTATGGACATTACACTACATGGTGTGACAGAAGTCAGAGTACCTGCAAACTTAGATTTGCAAGAAGAAAGACAGACTTACATGCATCAGCAGCATGGAGGCAAAGACTACTTCATAGTTCCTGGATCAGCGGGCGGCACATGGAGTGGTTTAGAGGAGGCCAGTTTTCTTCTTGGTTTATACATTTTTGGAAAGAATCTTGTGCAAGTAAAGAAATTTGTTGATAGCAAAAAGATGGGAGATATACTTTCATTCTATTATGGAAAATTTTATAGGTCTGAAAGTTACAATAGATGGTCAGAATGTCGAAAAATGAGAAGTAGGAGATGTATATATGGACAAAGGATTTTTACAGGATCTACTCAACAAGAACTGCTGTCTCGCCTGTTTTTACATGTATCAGAGGAATGCCAAAATACTTTGACAGAG GTTGCTAAGAAATTTGGAGAGGGAAATATGTTACTTGAAGAATATGTTTTCACTTTAAAGTCAACGGTTGGACTGAACGCCCTTGTTGAGGCTGTGGGAATTGGGAAAAGGAAGCAAGACCTCACAGGCATGGCCTTAGAGCCTCTAAGGTCCAATCAAGTTGCTGCTGTCCGTCCAGAAATACCGGTTGGCAAAGCTTGCTCCATCCTGACACCTTTAGAAATTATCAACTTCTTAACTGGAGGTTATCGGTTAAGCAAAGCTCGATCAAATGACATTTTCTGGGAAGCTGTTTGGCCTCGTTTACTTGCAAGGGGGTGGCATTCCGAGCAGACTAATGATCATGGTTTTCCTGTTGGTTCCAGGCATTCTCTGGTCTTTCTAATCCCTGGGGTCAAAAAATTTTCGAGAAGGAAACTAGTTAAAGGAAACCACTATTTTGATTCTGTCAGTGATGTCCTGAATAAAGTTGCTTCAGATCCAGGTCTTCTCGAGCTCAACATTGGAGAAGATAAAGGCTGTGATGACAAGGAAGAAAACGGGTGGGCCAACGAGAAAATTTTGGACCAAGGGGAGTTTTCTGATCAGCAACGCCATTGTTATCTCAAGCCACGAACTCCAAGCCGGAGTAAAGAAGTCATGAAGTTTACTGTTGTTGATACAAGTCTGGCTACTGGGGAAACCAATAGAGTGAGAGAACTGAGAAGCCTGGCAATTGAATTGATGAACGTTTCCACCTCCAGAAGTGATTCTGAAGAAAGTGATGAAGATCCTTTTCAGGATACAAGAAATGTATCTGATTCCTCTGCTAACTTGTGTTCTGATCGGAATAAGACTGATATATTGAAATCCTCAAAAATCAATGAAGATAAGAGAGACTCTTCTCCTGACAGGGCCAATTTCGAAATTAATGCTTTAGAGCATAGTTCGCCTATAATTGGTTCAAATTTCACCAAAAAAATCCCCAAGGAACAGAAAGCTGGCAAGTATGATGACATGCGACCAACGAAGTCTATCAAAGGTCATGcaatcaagaaaacaaaacctGGGGATATGAATTTTTTAGCTCCTGTTGCAAAGCGAAGACGAAGGGTAGCTGCTTGTAACAAAGCAGCAAAAGTTTGCAATAAAATTGATTCCATGTTAAGACAAGATGAGGTCATCTGTACTTCAAGCTATCCTCTTATGGAAGAGAAAGTTTCTTCTTGTCTGGATCCATATCAGGTGAAGATATCATCCGCCAGCTCTTCATCCAGGGGCAGCCCTAATATTACCGATGAATGCACTCTCAGTCTCAGTAGCAACTCATCGGTTGCTGAACATACTAACGAGAATTATCAGTCCCGGACATTGATTGACTTGAATATCTCTTTCCCTCAAGATGCTGAGACTGAACCTTTAATAATGGAAATGACAGAAAGAGTGCATGATCAAGCAAGTGAACAACCAGAGGATTCTGGCATGCTGAAAACCTCCACCTCAATATGTAATTCTAGTTACGAGCAAGCTCCTAGCATGAATTCCCGTAGACAAAGTACCAGAAACCGACCACTGACCACTAAAGCTCTGGAAGCTCTTGCTTTTGGATTCTTAAGCATAAAGCAGAAGCGGAGGGATAGAGAAGATTATGCGACGGGGAACTCACTATCAAGGCCTTCAAGACGCGCTCGAAGTAGGATGAGAATCACTGAAAACTTTGCTGCTGGGGTCATAGATTCCAAAGGAGATGAGAAGGCAAATGGGGTTTGTAAAGGTAATGGTAACATTTTCAGCATTCAGGGGTAG
- the LOC8262422 gene encoding uncharacterized protein LOC8262422 isoform X1, whose protein sequence is MDLELMDVAQENQDWNCTEDEFAEESLYPEALGISDGFRDPELLPRIGEQYQVEIPPLMAKSKYLCFRENLFPNTYEHFLMGLPISLMWIKDEVGNIKNEPKEFPGDLNSWPTGKELIKHEGIRDLHIFPKCELEVKTQPMDITLHGVTEVRVPANLDLQEERQTYMHQQHGGKDYFIVPGSAGGTWSGLEEASFLLGLYIFGKNLVQVKKFVDSKKMGDILSFYYGKFYRSESYNRWSECRKMRSRRCIYGQRIFTGSTQQELLSRLFLHVSEECQNTLTEVAKKFGEGNMLLEEYVFTLKSTVGLNALVEAVGIGKRKQDLTGMALEPLRSNQVAAVRPEIPVGKACSILTPLEIINFLTGGYRLSKARSNDIFWEAVWPRLLARGWHSEQTNDHGFPVGSRHSLVFLIPGVKKFSRRKLVKGNHYFDSVSDVLNKVASDPGLLELNIGEDKGCDDKEENGWANEKILDQGEFSDQQRHCYLKPRTPSRSKEVMKFTVVDTSLATGETNRVRELRSLAIELMNVSTSRSDSEESDEDPFQDTRNVSDSSANLCSDRNKTDILKSSKINEDKRDSSPDRANFEINALEHSSPIIGSNFTKKIPKEQKAGKYDDMRPTKSIKGHAIKKTKPGDMNFLAPVAKRRRRVAACNKAAKVCNKIDSMLRQDEVICTSSYPLMEEKVSSCLDPYQVKISSASSSSRGSPNITDECTLSLSSNSSVAEHTNENYQSRTLIDLNISFPQDAETEPLIMEMTERVHDQASEQPEDSGMLKTSTSICNSSYEQAPSMNSRRQSTRNRPLTTKALEALAFGFLSIKQKRRDREDYATGNSLSRPSRRARSRMRITENFAAGVIDSKGDEKANGVCKGNGNIFSIQG, encoded by the exons ATGGATCTGGAGTTG ATGGATGTTGCTCAAGAGAATCAAGATTGGAATTGCACTGAGGATGAGTTTGCCGAGGAATCATTGTATCCAGAGGCTCTTGGTATAAGTGATGGCTTTAGAGATCCTGAGCTGCTTCCTCGCATTGGAGAACAGTACCAGGTTGAGATTCCACCTCTAATGGCGAAGTCAAAATACCTCTGTTTCAGGGAGAACCTCTTCCCCAATACTTATGAACACTTTTTAATGGGATTGCCCATATCACTAATGTGGATCAAGGACGAAGTTGGAAACATTAAAAATGAACCAAAAGAATTTCCTGGTGATTTGAATAGCTGGCCAACTGGAAAAGAACTCATAAAACATGAAGGCATTAGAGACTTGCATATCTTTCCCAAGTGCGAGTTGGAAGTCAAGACTCAGCCTATGGACATTACACTACATGGTGTGACAGAAGTCAGAGTACCTGCAAACTTAGATTTGCAAGAAGAAAGACAGACTTACATGCATCAGCAGCATGGAGGCAAAGACTACTTCATAGTTCCTGGATCAGCGGGCGGCACATGGAGTGGTTTAGAGGAGGCCAGTTTTCTTCTTGGTTTATACATTTTTGGAAAGAATCTTGTGCAAGTAAAGAAATTTGTTGATAGCAAAAAGATGGGAGATATACTTTCATTCTATTATGGAAAATTTTATAGGTCTGAAAGTTACAATAGATGGTCAGAATGTCGAAAAATGAGAAGTAGGAGATGTATATATGGACAAAGGATTTTTACAGGATCTACTCAACAAGAACTGCTGTCTCGCCTGTTTTTACATGTATCAGAGGAATGCCAAAATACTTTGACAGAG GTTGCTAAGAAATTTGGAGAGGGAAATATGTTACTTGAAGAATATGTTTTCACTTTAAAGTCAACGGTTGGACTGAACGCCCTTGTTGAGGCTGTGGGAATTGGGAAAAGGAAGCAAGACCTCACAGGCATGGCCTTAGAGCCTCTAAGGTCCAATCAAGTTGCTGCTGTCCGTCCAGAAATACCGGTTGGCAAAGCTTGCTCCATCCTGACACCTTTAGAAATTATCAACTTCTTAACTGGAGGTTATCGGTTAAGCAAAGCTCGATCAAATGACATTTTCTGGGAAGCTGTTTGGCCTCGTTTACTTGCAAGGGGGTGGCATTCCGAGCAGACTAATGATCATGGTTTTCCTGTTGGTTCCAGGCATTCTCTGGTCTTTCTAATCCCTGGGGTCAAAAAATTTTCGAGAAGGAAACTAGTTAAAGGAAACCACTATTTTGATTCTGTCAGTGATGTCCTGAATAAAGTTGCTTCAGATCCAGGTCTTCTCGAGCTCAACATTGGAGAAGATAAAGGCTGTGATGACAAGGAAGAAAACGGGTGGGCCAACGAGAAAATTTTGGACCAAGGGGAGTTTTCTGATCAGCAACGCCATTGTTATCTCAAGCCACGAACTCCAAGCCGGAGTAAAGAAGTCATGAAGTTTACTGTTGTTGATACAAGTCTGGCTACTGGGGAAACCAATAGAGTGAGAGAACTGAGAAGCCTGGCAATTGAATTGATGAACGTTTCCACCTCCAGAAGTGATTCTGAAGAAAGTGATGAAGATCCTTTTCAGGATACAAGAAATGTATCTGATTCCTCTGCTAACTTGTGTTCTGATCGGAATAAGACTGATATATTGAAATCCTCAAAAATCAATGAAGATAAGAGAGACTCTTCTCCTGACAGGGCCAATTTCGAAATTAATGCTTTAGAGCATAGTTCGCCTATAATTGGTTCAAATTTCACCAAAAAAATCCCCAAGGAACAGAAAGCTGGCAAGTATGATGACATGCGACCAACGAAGTCTATCAAAGGTCATGcaatcaagaaaacaaaacctGGGGATATGAATTTTTTAGCTCCTGTTGCAAAGCGAAGACGAAGGGTAGCTGCTTGTAACAAAGCAGCAAAAGTTTGCAATAAAATTGATTCCATGTTAAGACAAGATGAGGTCATCTGTACTTCAAGCTATCCTCTTATGGAAGAGAAAGTTTCTTCTTGTCTGGATCCATATCAGGTGAAGATATCATCCGCCAGCTCTTCATCCAGGGGCAGCCCTAATATTACCGATGAATGCACTCTCAGTCTCAGTAGCAACTCATCGGTTGCTGAACATACTAACGAGAATTATCAGTCCCGGACATTGATTGACTTGAATATCTCTTTCCCTCAAGATGCTGAGACTGAACCTTTAATAATGGAAATGACAGAAAGAGTGCATGATCAAGCAAGTGAACAACCAGAGGATTCTGGCATGCTGAAAACCTCCACCTCAATATGTAATTCTAGTTACGAGCAAGCTCCTAGCATGAATTCCCGTAGACAAAGTACCAGAAACCGACCACTGACCACTAAAGCTCTGGAAGCTCTTGCTTTTGGATTCTTAAGCATAAAGCAGAAGCGGAGGGATAGAGAAGATTATGCGACGGGGAACTCACTATCAAGGCCTTCAAGACGCGCTCGAAGTAGGATGAGAATCACTGAAAACTTTGCTGCTGGGGTCATAGATTCCAAAGGAGATGAGAAGGCAAATGGGGTTTGTAAAGGTAATGGTAACATTTTCAGCATTCAGGGGTAG